TCAGATTCAATCCGTGAAAGGGATTCTGATCCCGATACGGCATCAACCCCTGCCCAGGATGTTGAGACTATGGCTTGGCCGAGAGTTCCCGCTTCACCGCCGTAAAGGACGTCGAATATGTCAAACTCCCCCTCTGCTTCCAGCGCCGTGGTTGCGTTGGATTGCGGATCAAGATCTACAACCAGGACTCGTCTCCCGATTAGCGCTAGACCCATTGCCAGTCCCAGGGTGACAGATGTCTTTCCGACGCCACCTTTTCGATTGCCTATTGCTGTCACTGTCGGTGTCATCTAGTTCTCCTTTTATAGCGTCAAGCCATCATGACAGAATGTTAGACGTACGTCAATCAATCTGTCATGACATAATTATTTAAATCCAAACAATCCTGCTTTTTCTCGAGAACTACACCAAGGAACAACGACACATAAGTGTCGAGGCAAACTTTGCCCACGACGCGACCCTCACCTTGACACGGTCTCCGCCTGACCAGACGATCGCTAATATATGTCTATCAATCCACCAATCCATCATGACATAATTATTTAAATCCAAACAATCCTGCTTTTTCTCGAGAACTACACCAAGGAACAACGACACATAAGTGTCGAGGCAAACTTTGCCCACGACGCGACCCTCACCTTGACACGGTCTCCGCCTGACCAGACGATCGCTAATATATGTCTATCAATCCACCAATCCGTCATGACATAATTATTTAAATCCAAACAATCCTGCTTTTTCTTGAGAACTACACCAAGGAACAGCGAAACGTAGGTGTCGAGGCAAACTTTGCCCACGACGCGACCCTCACCTTGACACGGTCTCCGCCTGACCAGACGGTCGCTAATATATGTCTATCAATCTGTCATGACATAATTATTTAATATTCAGATGCGCTTATCATTAGAGGCGGTTTGTAACCTGACCGGAAGTGGGCCTGAAGGGCGAGTACCTTGCCGCTCCGATCACATACACCTATTCCGCTGCAGTACCTACTCTCGGACAAACGAGTGTCCAACTGGCTGATCCGCTAAGTGGCCACAAATCAAACAATCTGTCATGACGTATTTAATTTCAATCCGTGCTCTATCATTTTTCATTCGTGTTTATTCTCGAGTCATACTTCGTGCTGTATACGAGAACGGAAGATGGGGGATAGGCATTGAAGTTTGTCAGTTCCACGCCAGTAAGTCAGTGGCCGTCATCCGCGTAAGAATCGATGATGTACAGGTCCGCTGTCATTTTTCGTCACGATCTGTGTTTGGGAGCGAGAGAGTCATCCTCATGAAGTAGCCGCGTAAGCGGCTTGGCGGTGCCGTTGTAGGGCTGATTTCTCGTCGTCGTAGGGATCCAGGGTCGCCCTTGTTGCTTTCTTGATCGTAAATATCTTCTTCTTGGATCACTTGCTCAGGGAACCGTTCACGATGGGCGTGACACTGCCTGCGTTGTGCCCGGATGAGAGCACTTTGGAGTTCGTAGTCTTCCTGGACAACTAACCCCTCTGCGATTCTTGCCAGGTTGGCGATGTGAATGATCAGCCGAACTCCGTGCGGGCGTTCCACCATAGACACTTCTGCCGGGATGGTGGGTTCTTTGGAGGCGTGGGGCGGATCAACCCGGTGCCCCGGACAATGTCTGCCATTGTGGGGAGCGGCGCCCCCGTTCCACGGACTCCTAGATGAGGGCTGAGGATGCCCCAGGGGCTCTGAATGCTGTCCGGATCGTGGATTCCTACCTTTGCGTCAAGCAGTGGCTTTTGCATCATCCTCCAATTGCTCCGGCCGGACTAACAAGTAACTATCGGATCGCTTTCCGCGGGCTTCATCGAGTTTAGACAGCATCCACCAGAGTGTTTGACCAGGAAGGGAGCCGGCTCCCGATAGTGCTGTGGTGTGTGTCCCTTTCCCCGGCAAAACCAAGGATCGCTCGAAAAAGCAAACCTCAGGATTATACCTTCACAGCCAGTATGTGCGAGACGGTGGTCAAGGAACGAGTACAGAACGTTTTCAAGATCATTGCCCTCCGCCCGGACAGAGACGCTGGAACGAAGACCCCCGTTCCAGCGTAGGGGCAGTGCGGTTAGACTCGCGGAGTCCTGACTGGCGGTTACCCGCCTAACGTGCTTACAGTGACCGCATTACTCGCGTATAGGAGTTGGATCACATGCCTTTGAAGCCTCTGAATACCATGGCCGGTATTACGGCCGCTATTGCACTTGCTGCCGGAGGCCTCACTGTTGCTTGCGCCCGCGCGGGCCGCGGGCTACTCATACCTGTACCCGGCGGGCTTCAGCACGCAGTCCGCATGCAACACGAAACGCCTCACGATGAACTCTTCCTGGACCCGCGCGAGTCAGTGCTTCATCATGACCGACACCGGGAAAGCTGTGTGGAAATTCTCCGTCACTGTGCATGGATAGCCTCGCCGTAGTTCCGAGGGTGGACCATCTTGCCTTTTAGCAACCGTGATCCATTGTCGGTCCTCCACCGACGAACCCTTAAGGTGTCTGGTCCCGGCTTGGGACCAGCGGTTGGCGCTAAACTTTCTTCAGTTCCTACTCAACCCCAGAATAGTAGCCCCCTGAAGAGGCATGGCCCTGGTAGGACTGTTCATCACTTACATGGTGTTCAAAATCTTCCCTCTGGGGCTCAGTAGGGGTCGCTAGAGGCGGACTCCTAATGATTCCAGACGTGCCTGCCGTTCAGGGAGTAAGGTTCCTTTTTTGAACGCGATGCGTTGGTTCTTGATCCAGGTACCTAGCTTCACGTCACCCTCGATAAATCGTGTAGGGACATTCGCTGTCTTGTGCTTCTCCTTGTACGTAGTGACTAGAGCAAAGTGGTGTTCCCAGCTGGCATCGTTGAGGCTCCACACCACGCCGAGGTTTTCCAAGGCCACAATGCGCTCGGAGCTGATGGTACCCACGCGGTACGCCCTGCGCTGGGTCTGCAACCAGGTCCCAAGGTGAAGGCCTTGGTAGGTGCATCCATCTGGAGCATTCACGTGGCCATACTCTTCTCGGTAGGATTCTAATATCGAGAAGGCGTCCTTCCATGATCGTTTCTGGTTCTCCCATGAGATTCCAGCCTTCTCTAACGACGCCACCCGTTCGGGGCTCAGCTGTCCACGCCTGTACTTCATCCGTTGTTTGCCTACCCAGACACCCAACGGGACACCATCGGTCACAAAAGACTGGGGCACCTCTACATTGCCGTGCTGATCCCGATAGAGCAGCAACAGATCGTATCGCTTCGCCCACAGGCTTTGATGATGAGGCATCCACTCCATGCCAAGGTCAGCCAGCCGCGCGGCACGATCCGCGGGCAGCTTTCCTTTTGCTTGAGATTCTCGTTGGGTTTTAACCCACCGACCAAGACTCATGCCACGAAAAATGAGGGTGTTCTTCACCTCCACAGTCCCATGAACATCTCGATAGTCCTCTAAGAGCAAGAACATTTCATCCCACACCAGATCACGGACGGTAGCGGTCTTCAGTGGGAGATTAATCAGAGTAGTCATACTTCTTAGGAGGCAACTGCGGACTAATTATCACGCAACTCCTCAGAACTCGTTTCCGACGAGCTGCGGTTAGGCGGCGAGTAGGTGCCGGTCCCAGGCGCTGAGTTCGCCGTAGTCGTCGGGGACCCAAGAATCCCATTCGGAAATTTCCTGGTCGTAGATGTCTTCCTCCCGGATCACCGGCTCAAGGAAGCGTTCGAGATAGGCGTGCCAAGCCTGTCGTTGGGCCCGTATCAGGGAGCACTGGTATTCATAGTCTTCTTGAACACCCAACCACTCCGCAATATGCCGCAAGTTGGTGGCGTGGAGGATCTGCCAAGCCCCGTGGTGTCGCTCGATCATGGACACCTCCGCCAGCGTCATCAGTTCCTTATGGACGGTGGGCCGGCTAAGACCGGTTGCCCGCACAATATCCGCTGTGGTGGGGGAGTGGCGGCCACGTTCGATGGCTTCATAAACAAGTGCGGCTGGGGCACCCAGTGCCCTGAACACGGGGCGAATCCCGTAGATCTTGCCCTTACGCCAGGCATGAGCTTTCGCAACGTCCTTCCACTGCTCTGGCAACCCCAACAGGTAGCTATCAGCGTGGCGGCCCTGGGCGTCCTGAAGCTTGGAGAGCATTCCACCGGAGTGCCTAACCAGGCGGGGAAGAAGGCGGGCAATAGTGCCATGGTGCTTACCCATCTCCCTAGCAAAAGACCGGCACCCCACATCAACCAATAGAGTTCCTTTAGCCCTAGCGAAACCAATCACAGCGCGCAGAAGGAACCGCAGGGTGATACCTTCACGCCCAGTTTCAGCTAGACGTTGGTCAAGGATCGCGTAG
The genomic region above belongs to Arthrobacter alpinus and contains:
- a CDS encoding helicase associated domain-containing protein, producing the protein MTTLINLPLKTATVRDLVWDEMFLLLEDYRDVHGTVEVKNTLIFRGMSLGRWVKTQRESQAKGKLPADRAARLADLGMEWMPHHQSLWAKRYDLLLLYRDQHGNVEVPQSFVTDGVPLGVWVGKQRMKYRRGQLSPERVASLEKAGISWENQKRSWKDAFSILESYREEYGHVNAPDGCTYQGLHLGTWLQTQRRAYRVGTISSERIVALENLGVVWSLNDASWEHHFALVTTYKEKHKTANVPTRFIEGDVKLGTWIKNQRIAFKKGTLLPERQARLESLGVRL
- a CDS encoding ParA family protein, giving the protein MTPTVTAIGNRKGGVGKTSVTLGLAMGLALIGRRVLVVDLDPQSNATTALEAEGEFDIFDVLYGGEAGTLGQAIVSTSWAGVDAVSGSESLSRIES